The Antarcticibacterium sp. 1MA-6-2 genome has a window encoding:
- a CDS encoding DUF4294 domain-containing protein, producing the protein MLRLLIFGIFFIIFTGVRAQVPDPVTDTIDKEYFIILGDTILRQAIDLEEVRILSRLKFKSEKERRDYLILRRKTRKVYPYAKLASERLVELNSRLDQIKSKRDRKRYTKIVQDYIEDQFSAELKKLTRTEGQILVKLIHRQTGVTAYDLIKNLKSGWRAFWYNSTASLFDISLKEEYNPRTNKEDYLIEDILQRSFQAKVLEPQPSALDFNFMELENKWTSSTTSR; encoded by the coding sequence ATGTTGAGGCTATTAATTTTTGGAATTTTCTTTATTATTTTTACAGGCGTCCGGGCTCAGGTTCCAGATCCTGTTACAGATACTATAGATAAAGAATACTTTATTATACTTGGAGATACAATTTTAAGACAGGCCATTGACCTTGAAGAGGTGAGGATCCTTAGCAGGCTCAAATTTAAATCGGAAAAGGAGCGAAGGGATTATCTTATACTAAGAAGGAAGACCCGTAAGGTTTATCCATATGCCAAACTGGCGTCTGAAAGATTGGTGGAATTAAATTCCCGCCTGGATCAAATTAAATCCAAGAGAGACAGGAAACGCTACACTAAAATTGTTCAGGACTATATTGAAGATCAGTTTTCTGCTGAACTTAAAAAATTAACCCGCACTGAAGGACAGATCCTGGTAAAATTGATACACAGGCAAACCGGGGTAACTGCATATGATCTAATTAAAAATTTGAAAAGTGGCTGGAGAGCTTTCTGGTATAATTCCACCGCCAGTCTTTTTGATATTTCATTAAAAGAGGAATACAACCCGAGGACCAATAAGGAAGATTATTTAATTGAAGATATCTTACAACGTTCTTTCCAGGCAAAAGTTTTGGAGCCGCAACCCAGTGCACTGGATTTTAATTTTATGGAACTGGAGAATAAATGGACTTCCAGCACCACATCACGATAA
- a CDS encoding creatininase family protein has translation MRIILLLGLLLSTNLYSQDIPARWEELTASDWSLALQKSSKTIILPIGILEKHGPHAPIGSDLINVRAWAMGAVENEYAVVFPEYFYGQINEAKNHPGTFALPDKLAFELLKATCEELGRNGFEKILIVNGHGGNPQMLRYFVQTQLDEKKDYAVYFFDPQHDQAFQEKVNSMRKSDPAGDQHGGENETSALLYLRPDLVQLDRAKQESGENQKRLPGIPNIYTGIWWYAAYPNHYAGEGDKATKELGKLLTDHKIEALTKALKAVKEDTQTLKLQNQFFEDVDELSQDKP, from the coding sequence ATGAGAATTATACTATTACTGGGGTTATTGTTATCAACAAATTTATACTCCCAGGATATTCCGGCTCGGTGGGAGGAGCTTACTGCAAGTGACTGGTCACTTGCCCTGCAAAAATCTTCAAAGACAATAATTTTACCTATTGGGATCTTGGAAAAGCATGGACCTCATGCCCCTATTGGTTCAGATCTTATAAATGTGAGGGCGTGGGCAATGGGTGCTGTTGAGAATGAATATGCCGTTGTCTTTCCGGAATATTTTTATGGTCAAATTAATGAAGCAAAAAATCACCCTGGGACATTTGCCCTACCCGATAAACTTGCATTTGAACTTTTAAAAGCTACATGTGAGGAATTAGGAAGAAATGGTTTTGAAAAAATATTAATTGTGAATGGGCATGGAGGCAATCCACAGATGCTGAGATATTTTGTTCAAACTCAATTGGATGAGAAGAAGGATTATGCAGTTTATTTTTTTGATCCACAACATGATCAGGCTTTTCAGGAGAAGGTAAATAGTATGAGAAAATCAGATCCCGCGGGGGATCAACATGGCGGAGAAAATGAAACTTCAGCCTTACTCTATTTGCGTCCCGACTTGGTTCAGTTGGATAGGGCTAAACAGGAGTCTGGAGAAAATCAAAAAAGATTGCCGGGAATTCCCAATATTTATACAGGAATATGGTGGTATGCCGCTTATCCTAATCATTATGCCGGAGAAGGAGATAAAGCTACTAAAGAGTTAGGAAAACTTCTAACAGATCATAAAATTGAAGCTTTAACCAAAGCATTAAAAGCAGTTAAGGAAGATACACAAACTTTAAAACTACAAAATCAATTTTTTGAAGATGTAGATGAGCTTTCCCAGGACAAACCTTAA
- a CDS encoding DUF4268 domain-containing protein, translated as MFSREESKKIREEFWTSFGKEFPRKWILYNTQIKDLQLKFTFTNQAARVSLDLTSNDEILRAYYFEKLLSLKNILLTEYLPDAEFLEINTLPEGKVISTIFVELKKVNIHNKKDWPPVMEFLEDRMNLLEKFFLEYSDFIAD; from the coding sequence ATGTTCAGCCGGGAAGAATCAAAAAAAATACGGGAAGAATTTTGGACCTCCTTCGGAAAAGAGTTTCCACGGAAATGGATTTTGTATAACACCCAAATAAAAGATTTGCAATTAAAATTCACCTTCACAAATCAGGCTGCAAGAGTTTCTTTGGATCTAACCTCAAATGATGAAATACTGAGAGCATACTATTTTGAGAAGCTTCTCTCCCTGAAAAATATTCTTCTTACTGAATATTTACCCGATGCTGAATTTCTGGAAATAAATACATTGCCTGAAGGAAAAGTTATTTCTACCATTTTTGTAGAATTAAAGAAAGTAAATATCCATAACAAAAAAGATTGGCCTCCTGTAATGGAATTCCTGGAAGACAGGATGAACCTCCTGGAAAAATTCTTTTTGGAATATTCTGATTTTATCGCAGACTGA
- a CDS encoding DUF6048 family protein — translation MKQTQLISLFTINIFLFFIGTIQAQAVLDTINYEERYGLRVGIDLSKPLRSILQEDYRGLEIMGDYRVYDNYYLAAEIGNEQLPFKGDNLSVTANGSYIKLGADYNAYDNWAGMENAIYAGLRYGFSTFSQTLESYSIYSREQYFPPTVIEGPFESSGLTASWIELVVGLKVEILHNLYLGGNVQLKRIVTQNSPSNFDNLVIPGFNRTYDDSSFGVGYGYNISYLIPLYRKEKD, via the coding sequence ATGAAACAGACTCAACTCATATCTCTATTTACCATTAATATTTTTCTTTTTTTTATTGGTACTATACAGGCGCAGGCTGTTTTGGATACTATTAATTATGAAGAACGTTACGGTCTTAGAGTAGGAATAGATCTTAGTAAACCTTTGCGTAGCATCCTGCAGGAAGATTATCGTGGTTTGGAAATTATGGGAGACTACCGGGTCTACGATAACTACTATCTGGCTGCCGAAATAGGTAATGAACAGTTACCTTTTAAAGGAGACAATCTTAGCGTTACAGCCAATGGCAGTTACATAAAACTGGGAGCAGATTATAATGCTTATGATAATTGGGCAGGAATGGAAAATGCAATTTACGCCGGATTGCGTTACGGTTTTTCAACCTTCTCCCAAACCCTGGAGAGCTACTCTATCTACAGCAGGGAACAATATTTTCCACCTACAGTAATTGAAGGGCCCTTTGAATCTTCAGGTTTAACTGCAAGCTGGATAGAACTTGTTGTAGGTTTAAAGGTAGAAATCCTGCACAATTTATATCTTGGCGGGAATGTTCAGCTCAAAAGAATTGTAACCCAAAATTCTCCTTCCAACTTTGATAATTTGGTGATTCCCGGCTTTAACAGGACCTATGACGATAGTTCTTTTGGAGTAGGTTATGGCTACAATATTTCTTACCTCATTCCGCTTTACAGAAAAGAAAAAGATTAA
- a CDS encoding DUF6452 family protein, translating to MFVNRYNDDVLSIPLRPDLDISEYEFTINAPAIPTDDEQEEPNDNTNMDKIIFSYSREEIYVNRACSYKVHYLGLQARLDQDDNRWINRITVNEANIVNETDSTHISIYH from the coding sequence ATTTTTGTAAACAGGTATAATGATGACGTTTTAAGTATTCCACTTAGACCAGATCTTGATATTTCTGAATACGAGTTTACAATTAATGCTCCTGCCATTCCTACAGATGATGAACAGGAAGAACCTAACGATAATACGAATATGGACAAAATAATTTTTTCCTACAGCAGGGAGGAAATATATGTCAACAGGGCCTGTAGTTACAAGGTTCATTATCTCGGGTTGCAGGCAAGATTAGATCAGGATGATAATAGATGGATAAATCGTATAACCGTAAATGAAGCAAATATTGTAAATGAAACAGACTCAACTCATATCTCTATTTACCATTAA